Proteins encoded within one genomic window of Haematospirillum jordaniae:
- the pseG gene encoding UDP-2,4-diacetamido-2,4,6-trideoxy-beta-L-altropyranose hydrolase, whose product MTKTVCIVQARMTSSRLPGKVLEDLAGKTVLAHVLERCAATPGVNQVVVAIPDEQTDEPVVQEATRLGFPVWRGSRDDVLSRFHGAAHAFGADIILRVTSDCPLTDPSVNGQVLALVTTDIDYACNAAPPLWPHGLEAEAFTLQWLDRAHKEARRPSEREHVGPFIRNHPAARKATLPGPGEPECLWRWTLDTPDDLVFLRTLFSRMPTDENRFSWSAPAAIMRRYPELASINAGHDRLEGLKKSLRADALRAGKTAIIRCDAGPRRGGGHLMRCLNLSQGLSALDWSCHFAVATGSFEATGRTKPPGTLELSDDSVMDPDALRHWMPDGCDLLVVDHYDLDATWEQSLYGWARMILSLDDLQGRAHCGAVLSAIPLPPAGPGPWLCGPDWAILNPAFLALRHKALERRQCMQPVERILVSFGLTDPDNTTSLALDVLRTTVQGLTIDVVIGSGSPWLEAIRAAAAQCDPPAQLHIDAEDMPSLLLKADMAIGAGGVSAFERCCLGLPSILIQIADNQKETSALFSEHRAALDLGPRADLRIGDLERSIHVMLHNPGKRAAIAQAAASLCDGRGLLRAMCALFPAVTPAGSSVTLHPVQKTETQKHQGRDHLVSDILVDGQKYGSLTLEHVSTNAGSDDENAKAPAMMLTVSLETRTADVIEATLILARRLAPWEKLIAHEETIPGVILMQAGYTPLGNNLFAQEPM is encoded by the coding sequence ATGACAAAAACAGTCTGCATAGTCCAGGCCCGGATGACATCATCCCGTTTGCCGGGAAAGGTGCTGGAAGACTTGGCGGGAAAGACTGTTCTGGCACATGTCCTGGAACGATGTGCCGCAACGCCCGGGGTAAACCAGGTTGTGGTGGCAATCCCCGACGAACAAACCGATGAACCCGTTGTACAGGAAGCAACCCGCCTTGGCTTTCCCGTGTGGAGGGGATCGCGCGATGACGTCCTGTCGCGGTTTCATGGCGCAGCCCATGCCTTCGGTGCCGATATCATTCTCAGGGTCACCAGCGATTGCCCGCTGACAGACCCGTCGGTCAATGGACAGGTTCTGGCACTGGTTACGACCGATATAGACTATGCCTGCAATGCCGCTCCTCCCCTCTGGCCGCACGGGCTGGAGGCAGAAGCGTTCACCCTGCAATGGCTTGACCGTGCCCACAAGGAAGCCCGTCGCCCCAGCGAGCGGGAACATGTTGGTCCCTTTATCCGTAACCATCCGGCTGCGCGCAAGGCAACCCTGCCCGGCCCGGGCGAGCCGGAATGCTTGTGGCGCTGGACTCTTGACACCCCGGATGATCTGGTTTTCCTGCGCACTCTTTTTTCTAGGATGCCCACGGATGAAAACCGTTTCAGTTGGTCCGCACCTGCAGCCATCATGCGCCGCTATCCTGAACTGGCATCAATCAATGCCGGACATGACCGTCTGGAAGGGCTGAAAAAGTCGCTGCGGGCAGATGCCCTCCGTGCAGGCAAGACGGCAATCATCCGGTGTGATGCCGGTCCAAGGCGCGGAGGGGGACACCTGATGCGCTGCCTGAATCTCAGCCAAGGACTGTCAGCCTTGGACTGGTCCTGTCATTTTGCCGTTGCAACAGGCAGCTTTGAGGCAACAGGCCGGACCAAGCCACCGGGAACCTTGGAGTTATCGGATGATTCGGTCATGGACCCCGATGCCCTGCGTCACTGGATGCCCGATGGATGCGACCTTCTTGTCGTCGATCACTATGACCTAGATGCCACGTGGGAACAAAGCCTGTACGGCTGGGCAAGAATGATCCTGAGCCTTGATGACCTCCAGGGGCGCGCACATTGCGGCGCTGTCCTGTCTGCCATACCCCTGCCCCCGGCAGGCCCAGGACCGTGGCTATGTGGCCCGGACTGGGCAATCCTCAATCCCGCATTCCTAGCACTGCGTCACAAAGCACTGGAACGGCGCCAGTGCATGCAACCTGTTGAAAGAATTTTAGTCTCATTCGGCCTGACAGACCCGGATAATACAACATCCCTGGCTTTGGATGTTCTGCGCACAACAGTCCAAGGCTTGACCATTGATGTTGTCATTGGCTCAGGTTCACCATGGCTGGAAGCCATCAGGGCCGCCGCCGCTCAATGTGATCCCCCCGCACAACTTCACATTGATGCTGAGGATATGCCCTCCTTACTGCTCAAGGCTGATATGGCGATCGGTGCCGGAGGCGTCAGCGCCTTTGAACGGTGTTGCCTTGGCCTGCCGTCCATACTGATCCAGATTGCCGACAACCAGAAGGAAACGAGCGCGCTTTTCTCAGAACATCGGGCCGCTTTGGACTTGGGGCCCCGCGCTGATCTCCGTATCGGTGACTTGGAGAGAAGCATACACGTTATGCTTCATAACCCAGGTAAACGCGCTGCAATAGCACAGGCAGCAGCATCCCTATGTGACGGACGTGGCCTATTACGAGCCATGTGTGCCTTGTTTCCTGCCGTCACGCCGGCAGGATCTTCTGTCACACTCCATCCCGTCCAAAAAACGGAAACACAGAAGCATCAAGGGCGAGATCATCTTGTATCCGATATCTTGGTCGATGGGCAGAAATACGGGTCATTAACACTGGAACACGTATCTACCAACGCGGGCAGCGATGATGAGAATGCAAAAGCACCCGCGATGATGCTCACAGTATCCTTGGAAACAAGGACCGCAGATGTGATCGAAGCCACCCTGATCCTAGCTCGTCGACTGGCTCCATGGGAGAAGCTTATAGCCCACGAAGAGACAATTCCGGGCGTCATACTCATGCAGGCCGGATACACGCCCCTAGGTAATAACCTGTTTGCACAAGAACCAATGTAA
- a CDS encoding acyl carrier protein, producing MSVRRRLIDTFLHSLDLPEGVDVDSLAYRAVPTWDSVGHMQLVAAIENTFEVMMETQDIIELSSFDKAIEILERHGVDASR from the coding sequence ATGTCTGTCCGTCGTCGTTTAATTGATACATTCCTGCACAGCCTAGATTTGCCCGAAGGTGTCGATGTCGACTCACTGGCCTACCGCGCCGTGCCCACGTGGGATTCTGTCGGACACATGCAACTGGTCGCTGCCATAGAGAATACCTTTGAAGTCATGATGGAAACACAGGACATCATAGAACTGTCGAGCTTTGATAAAGCCATAGAGATTCTTGAGCGGCACGGTGTCGATGCATCACGCTGA
- a CDS encoding trifunctional serine/threonine-protein kinase/ATP-binding protein/sensor histidine kinase codes for MRLISGYTLESCLHAGRIHTVWRGRRDSDALAVVVKYINTGLPSLDAVERLHREYRLLVRLGGTVTPPAVDFLEDQAGVVLVMADTGARTLATEISRGPFDRMTFIDTSIGLVRALSYLHAAGLLHRNVSTVNVLLDHDGTVRLADLDAVLDRTDPATFPLPPELPQMRSVHGEGRGPVRPDDFRNDYYALGCVLFEMLTGSAVRSGSSSVQVALRSPGISRPLAAIVLKLLAPAPEDRYQSLVGLEADLLACRTPSASPVPATDPASRAGGFHPGRFDRFERFAQPSRLYGRSREITMLRRCRDNVLNGEGGFVMVCGPAGIGKTTLVNEVFPLAGHLMAVMVARFGGRESWSPHGVLAEAFSEFVAGLLGGGEADLYAARARLEALPPDYLGVLLDLVPDLALIVGRRPLPDPLPLRENQARLFRSVLRFLQAVAGPSRPLVLVMDDLHEADSSSIALVRYILAEGDLRHLLVVVAWQEDAVGANHPVSSLLRRSDRNGSMPPLVALGALSVDHVVALLTDMFGGAPSGIEELANLLIAHSGGNPFWIHTLLRILNDQGKIVLDRTTWTWSWDGAVLGEYLSAHDPRDALHQAIDDLGAECCKILMTAACLGSFVSMDLLTRVVHLAPAVILERLGIALERGVLLLPHAPVPDPDGGHGVPYLIFNHHLVRDAVVSLMSEEEQAFHHQMIGLTLCQELGTDAPSVLLFTALDHVRAGHIEADDPRLGGRLAELEHEAARRAAALAAYAVAYDHAVSGIDSLGSDPWQLHPVLAHDLFLAQAESACALDFRDSLQHAADALLAGTGDVAAAAPALEYLIFSLAAEGNRAEAMAVAVSALSSMGLNVRPDNSWFGRGLTKIRLSWLFPRLMVTEPQASSGPSRSLDAAVGLLFTAATACFPSGPALSPRAVAVLVRLALDSGTPGSLAAAHASAVMQVASEGRIRLAESLARRTIRFIASLPSGMMRVRAELAARCLGLHWGENLHAARDALRVCAAEAGRIGDDGSVIMAMGISVELAFYNGGSLPQLASETAGTLEFCQRTGNRDFRPWLMTVQRTCRLLMQDSLVSADLPGILEEERAFLERLFNSAHPALAGGAGIVVLFLAVICGEYGHALEFARRIAAVARRIEGTLSVAIYDWLYVLAILNSRSVSESERRLALRRFLPLMQERADIGPVNHLQRLLLVEAEVARVSFRLTVAEGLYAKAFQTAADNGIYADEILICLMAASFHDGQRQSRIALSWRRQALDVARSWGAEGLVSLLRSRWVDLRDDVGERPGRPVKTSREGGLDLAAAMRAARVISGELQRSVLLENILRITMGAASASRGLLFLRGGDGWAIEAESDASTARVDSIRRPVAVTGDPGQNDVAMLFSPAVFALAESTGEPVLLDDATKTGPFVLDPYISHTQTRSLLCMPLSKGGAPGGMLWLEHARTAGLFTPARMEFLHYLAAQAVVALENARLYQHLSALNSDLETQVAELARTLGRQSRLVDATLESIPDALIACDPEGRLVAWNRRACDLFRIPPGLRRRGTPLSSVMEAAVAPGSADTDAVRLLERGGRPQGADGGPEMESADLVFADGRILRVRRQVMPGGGEVLIFREVTGELKREQELETARTAAERALSDLRSARHDLIQAEKMASLGELVAGVSHEINTPVGVTLTAASFLMERANVINRQMASGVLRKSEFEQFVAQATETTSLMVANIQRAADLINSFKQIAVDRSGGEKTRFRLSEYINDVLRSFGPMLRKAGHRLEVSCPPDLEIVSWPGALSQILSNFVTNAVMHAYDEGQKGILSVSVRPIAGGMLELVFADDGKGVSGEVRDRMFDPFFTTRRGSGGSGLGLNIVFNLVTGVLGGTITVDSEPGRGTRLVITMPVEPEGATQSGPLAALTVTNQGPPRLHD; via the coding sequence ATGCGCCTTATTAGTGGTTACACTTTGGAATCATGCCTTCACGCTGGACGTATACATACGGTATGGCGCGGTCGGCGTGATAGTGACGCCCTTGCTGTTGTAGTTAAATATATCAACACCGGCTTGCCATCCTTGGATGCCGTCGAGCGTTTGCACCGCGAGTATCGGCTGCTTGTCCGTTTGGGGGGGACTGTAACGCCCCCGGCTGTCGATTTTCTGGAAGATCAGGCTGGCGTTGTTCTGGTTATGGCTGATACCGGTGCCCGGACATTGGCAACCGAGATCTCGCGTGGTCCCTTTGACCGTATGACATTCATTGATACATCGATCGGGCTTGTGCGTGCGCTGTCGTATCTGCATGCCGCAGGCCTTCTACACCGCAATGTGTCAACCGTTAATGTCCTTCTTGATCATGATGGTACCGTACGCTTGGCTGACCTAGATGCGGTTCTGGACCGGACGGATCCGGCGACATTTCCCTTGCCCCCCGAACTTCCGCAAATGCGTTCCGTGCATGGTGAAGGTCGTGGGCCTGTTCGTCCGGATGATTTCCGTAATGACTACTATGCTCTTGGTTGTGTTCTTTTTGAGATGCTGACGGGGAGTGCAGTGCGCTCTGGTTCTTCATCAGTTCAGGTTGCCTTGCGCAGTCCGGGTATTTCACGGCCGTTGGCAGCGATTGTACTCAAGTTGCTGGCTCCAGCACCTGAGGATCGATACCAAAGCCTAGTTGGTCTGGAGGCCGACCTTCTGGCATGCCGAACACCGTCTGCTTCCCCTGTGCCTGCTACGGATCCGGCATCACGTGCCGGAGGGTTCCACCCCGGTCGCTTCGATCGTTTTGAACGGTTTGCCCAGCCCAGTCGCTTGTATGGACGATCCCGCGAAATCACGATGCTTCGCCGCTGTCGGGACAATGTTCTTAATGGCGAGGGTGGTTTTGTCATGGTCTGTGGACCTGCCGGGATCGGTAAGACAACCTTGGTGAATGAGGTGTTTCCGCTTGCCGGTCATTTGATGGCTGTTATGGTTGCCCGCTTTGGTGGACGCGAAAGCTGGTCTCCCCATGGTGTTCTGGCAGAGGCTTTCTCAGAGTTTGTTGCTGGTCTGCTTGGGGGTGGAGAGGCGGATCTGTACGCAGCCCGGGCCCGTCTTGAGGCTTTGCCTCCCGATTATCTCGGGGTTTTGCTGGATCTGGTGCCTGATCTTGCCTTGATCGTTGGCCGCCGTCCTTTGCCCGACCCCCTTCCGCTCCGTGAGAACCAAGCGCGGTTGTTTCGTTCCGTTCTACGTTTCCTGCAGGCTGTTGCCGGTCCATCCAGGCCTCTGGTTCTGGTCATGGACGATCTGCATGAAGCGGACTCCTCCAGTATTGCTTTGGTGCGCTACATTCTGGCCGAGGGTGACCTGCGCCACTTACTGGTTGTTGTTGCGTGGCAGGAAGATGCGGTGGGGGCCAATCACCCTGTTTCGTCCTTGCTGCGTCGCAGTGACCGTAATGGAAGCATGCCACCTCTTGTGGCGCTTGGCGCCTTGTCGGTTGATCATGTTGTCGCCCTGCTAACAGATATGTTTGGCGGTGCTCCATCAGGTATAGAGGAACTGGCCAACCTGCTTATTGCCCACAGCGGGGGGAATCCATTCTGGATTCACACGCTGTTGCGTATCTTGAATGACCAAGGGAAAATTGTGCTGGACCGTACCACATGGACGTGGTCTTGGGATGGTGCTGTTCTTGGCGAGTACCTGTCTGCTCACGATCCCCGCGATGCCCTGCATCAGGCCATTGATGATCTTGGTGCAGAGTGCTGCAAGATTTTGATGACGGCGGCGTGTCTTGGATCTTTTGTATCCATGGATCTCTTGACCCGGGTTGTGCATCTTGCCCCTGCGGTTATCCTCGAGCGTCTTGGTATTGCCTTGGAGCGTGGCGTCCTGCTTTTGCCTCATGCTCCCGTTCCTGATCCGGATGGCGGCCATGGTGTTCCCTATTTGATATTCAATCACCACCTTGTTCGTGATGCCGTTGTTTCCTTGATGTCGGAAGAGGAACAGGCGTTTCACCATCAGATGATTGGTTTGACCCTGTGTCAGGAACTGGGTACCGATGCCCCCTCTGTTCTTTTGTTTACGGCACTGGATCACGTGCGCGCTGGCCATATCGAGGCGGATGACCCCCGGCTTGGGGGGCGTCTGGCCGAGCTGGAGCACGAGGCAGCCCGGCGCGCTGCGGCCTTGGCTGCCTATGCTGTGGCTTATGATCATGCGGTCTCTGGTATCGACAGTCTTGGATCTGACCCATGGCAGCTCCATCCTGTTCTGGCTCATGACCTTTTTCTTGCGCAAGCGGAGTCAGCCTGCGCGCTGGATTTCAGGGATAGTCTGCAACACGCGGCGGATGCCTTGCTTGCGGGGACAGGAGATGTTGCCGCGGCAGCACCGGCTCTCGAGTACCTTATTTTTTCCCTTGCTGCAGAAGGTAATCGGGCGGAAGCCATGGCCGTTGCCGTTTCTGCGCTTTCGTCCATGGGTCTAAATGTTCGGCCCGATAACAGCTGGTTTGGTCGTGGGCTGACTAAGATTCGACTATCTTGGCTGTTTCCTCGTTTGATGGTGACAGAGCCACAGGCAAGTTCTGGGCCCAGTCGTTCGCTGGATGCCGCCGTGGGTCTTCTGTTTACAGCGGCAACTGCTTGTTTCCCATCTGGGCCAGCCCTGTCTCCGCGTGCCGTTGCCGTGCTTGTCCGGCTTGCGTTGGACAGCGGGACGCCGGGATCCCTTGCTGCCGCCCATGCCTCGGCGGTTATGCAGGTTGCCAGTGAGGGGCGTATCCGTCTGGCTGAGAGTCTGGCCCGTCGTACAATCCGTTTTATTGCCTCTTTGCCCTCGGGAATGATGCGGGTTCGAGCCGAGCTGGCTGCGCGCTGCCTCGGGCTGCATTGGGGTGAGAACTTGCATGCAGCCCGCGATGCGTTGCGTGTCTGTGCTGCCGAAGCAGGCCGTATCGGGGATGATGGCTCTGTTATCATGGCCATGGGGATTTCTGTTGAGCTGGCTTTCTACAACGGTGGATCCTTGCCCCAGCTGGCCTCTGAAACCGCAGGAACCTTGGAGTTCTGCCAGCGTACGGGAAACCGTGACTTTCGTCCTTGGTTGATGACTGTTCAGCGTACCTGCCGTCTGTTGATGCAGGACAGCCTTGTATCTGCCGATCTCCCCGGGATTCTTGAGGAGGAGCGTGCCTTTCTGGAACGTCTTTTCAATTCGGCTCATCCTGCGCTGGCAGGTGGGGCGGGAATTGTTGTGCTATTTCTTGCGGTCATCTGTGGCGAATACGGTCATGCCCTAGAATTTGCACGCCGTATTGCGGCCGTTGCGCGCCGTATCGAGGGTACATTATCTGTTGCTATTTATGACTGGCTCTACGTTCTGGCGATTCTGAACAGTCGGAGTGTTAGCGAATCCGAACGGCGTCTGGCACTGCGGCGCTTCTTGCCCCTGATGCAGGAGCGGGCCGATATCGGTCCGGTGAACCATCTGCAACGCCTGTTGCTGGTCGAGGCCGAAGTTGCCCGCGTATCGTTCCGCCTGACAGTAGCCGAGGGTCTGTATGCCAAAGCCTTTCAGACAGCAGCGGATAACGGTATTTATGCTGACGAAATCCTGATTTGTCTTATGGCGGCATCCTTCCATGACGGGCAGCGCCAGTCCCGTATCGCCTTGTCATGGCGGCGGCAGGCTCTTGATGTCGCGCGCAGTTGGGGAGCGGAGGGACTGGTCTCTCTTTTGCGCAGCCGTTGGGTTGATTTGCGTGATGATGTGGGAGAGCGTCCCGGACGACCGGTCAAAACATCCCGCGAGGGAGGTCTTGATCTTGCGGCAGCCATGCGGGCTGCGCGTGTTATTTCCGGCGAGCTTCAGCGCTCTGTCCTGTTGGAGAATATTCTGCGGATTACAATGGGTGCTGCAAGTGCCAGCCGTGGGTTGTTATTCCTGAGGGGAGGCGATGGCTGGGCTATTGAGGCAGAAAGTGATGCCTCAACAGCGCGGGTGGACAGTATCCGTCGGCCGGTTGCTGTAACAGGGGATCCAGGGCAGAATGATGTTGCGATGCTGTTCAGTCCGGCTGTTTTTGCCTTGGCCGAGAGCACGGGCGAACCCGTGCTGCTGGATGATGCGACGAAAACGGGTCCGTTCGTTCTGGATCCCTATATCAGTCATACCCAGACGCGTTCCTTGCTGTGCATGCCCCTCTCAAAAGGTGGAGCGCCCGGTGGAATGCTGTGGCTGGAGCATGCCCGGACCGCTGGCCTTTTTACACCGGCCCGGATGGAGTTCTTGCACTATCTTGCTGCACAGGCTGTTGTTGCCTTGGAAAATGCAAGGCTGTACCAGCACCTGTCCGCTCTGAACAGTGATCTTGAGACCCAGGTAGCCGAATTGGCCAGAACGCTTGGTCGCCAGAGCCGGTTGGTAGATGCAACCTTGGAATCCATACCCGATGCGTTGATTGCCTGCGATCCGGAAGGACGACTGGTGGCCTGGAACCGCCGGGCTTGTGATTTGTTCCGTATTCCACCGGGTTTACGACGACGGGGGACACCCCTGTCATCTGTTATGGAAGCTGCCGTCGCTCCGGGTTCTGCAGATACTGATGCTGTACGTCTTCTGGAAAGGGGTGGGCGCCCGCAGGGTGCTGATGGGGGCCCGGAGATGGAGAGTGCTGACCTTGTTTTTGCCGATGGGCGGATACTGCGGGTCCGGCGGCAGGTGATGCCTGGCGGGGGGGAGGTCCTGATTTTCAGGGAAGTCACTGGCGAGCTGAAGCGCGAGCAGGAACTGGAAACGGCACGGACGGCGGCAGAGCGTGCCTTGTCAGACTTGCGCAGCGCCCGCCACGACCTGATTCAGGCTGAAAAGATGGCATCCTTGGGTGAACTGGTCGCCGGCGTTTCCCACGAAATTAATACCCCGGTTGGTGTGACCCTAACAGCCGCTTCTTTCCTGATGGAGCGGGCCAATGTGATCAACCGCCAAATGGCATCAGGGGTATTGCGGAAGTCCGAGTTCGAACAGTTTGTGGCGCAGGCCACGGAAACGACATCCCTGATGGTGGCAAATATCCAGCGCGCGGCAGATCTGATCAACAGCTTTAAACAGATCGCTGTCGATCGGAGTGGAGGTGAAAAAACGCGCTTCCGGTTGTCGGAGTATATCAATGATGTCTTGCGTAGTTTCGGGCCCATGCTGCGCAAGGCAGGCCATCGCCTTGAGGTTTCCTGCCCCCCGGATCTGGAGATTGTCAGTTGGCCTGGGGCCTTGTCCCAAATTTTATCCAATTTTGTGACAAATGCCGTCATGCACGCTTATGACGAAGGGCAGAAAGGCATTCTGTCCGTCAGTGTCCGTCCGATCGCCGGAGGTATGCTGGAGCTGGTGTTTGCTGATGATGGAAAGGGAGTATCCGGAGAAGTGAGGGACCGTATGTTCGATCCCTTCTTTACAACCCGTCGCGGATCCGGTGGATCGGGGTTGGGTCTGAACATTGTGTTCAATCTTGTGACCGGTGTTCTTGGGGGAACGATAACGGTGGACTCCGAACCTGGAAGAGGCACCCGGCTTGTTATCACTATGCCGGTTGAACCAGAAGGAGCAACGCAAAGTGGGCCTTTGGCAGCCCTGACGGTTACAAACCAAGGGCCGCCACGTCTTCACGACTGA
- a CDS encoding acetyltransferase translates to MQRLIIVGAGNLGREVAVYASQCPGFQVPFLFLDDTGAKPDIADLALPPPEPIDRWKPLHGDKVVVALGDPDNRLALVQRLNDRGALFAPPLIHPLAWLAPGIRPGPGCIIAPFVSIGTGASLGAHVLANTHVAIGHDARIGDGSTLGPHSVLNGWVETGRCVLIGSGAVVTARCHIGNQGRVAAGSVVYTHVGPGLTASGNPARAFPMPAEAGN, encoded by the coding sequence ATGCAGCGCCTGATCATTGTTGGTGCAGGCAACCTTGGTCGCGAAGTGGCTGTATATGCCAGCCAGTGCCCGGGCTTCCAGGTTCCCTTCCTTTTTCTGGATGACACGGGCGCAAAGCCCGATATCGCGGATCTTGCCCTGCCACCGCCCGAGCCCATAGACCGCTGGAAGCCCTTGCATGGTGACAAGGTCGTTGTTGCGCTGGGTGACCCAGACAATCGTCTTGCCCTTGTACAACGACTAAACGACCGGGGCGCCTTATTTGCACCACCGCTTATTCATCCGCTGGCATGGCTTGCACCTGGCATCCGACCGGGGCCAGGTTGCATCATTGCGCCATTTGTCAGCATAGGAACCGGGGCCAGCTTGGGGGCACATGTGCTCGCCAATACCCACGTGGCCATAGGTCATGATGCCAGAATTGGCGATGGATCAACCCTTGGCCCACACAGTGTACTCAATGGGTGGGTTGAAACGGGTCGCTGCGTCCTGATTGGATCCGGTGCCGTTGTAACAGCACGATGCCATATAGGAAATCAGGGGCGCGTTGCTGCGGGTTCCGTTGTCTATACACATGTCGGACCAGGATTGACCGCATCGGGAAACCCGGCGCGGGCCTTCCCCATGCCCGCAGAAGCTGGAAACTGA
- a CDS encoding SDR family NAD(P)-dependent oxidoreductase — protein sequence MHHADLSGKVALVTGGSRGIGQTIAKSLARSGIQVIITGRQSRETLDEAAAAIHTETGHNCLALLSDAADPEAVSDLYRTIDTRFRRLDILINNAGILDDARLGMISPDRMDHMLRTNLGSALLNLQTASRLMRRGKRGGAVVTISSIIGLRGNAGQVAYASAKAGLIGMTLSAAKELGRDHIRVNAVAPGFIDTAMTEHLDEKTRQKHMDSIPMGRPGTPDDVANAVCFLVSDAASYITGQTLGIDGGMVI from the coding sequence ATGCATCACGCTGATCTGTCAGGCAAAGTTGCCCTTGTCACAGGGGGAAGCCGTGGTATTGGACAAACCATTGCAAAGTCATTGGCCCGATCCGGCATACAGGTCATTATTACAGGACGGCAATCCCGGGAAACCTTGGATGAAGCAGCCGCAGCAATCCACACAGAGACCGGGCATAACTGTCTTGCCCTGCTTTCAGATGCCGCTGATCCAGAGGCTGTATCCGACCTGTACAGAACAATTGATACCCGCTTCAGACGTCTGGACATTCTGATCAACAACGCGGGTATTCTGGACGATGCCAGACTGGGCATGATCAGTCCTGACAGGATGGACCATATGTTACGGACCAACCTAGGGTCTGCCCTCTTGAACCTGCAAACAGCCAGCCGTCTGATGCGCCGTGGAAAACGCGGGGGTGCTGTGGTTACAATCAGCTCGATTATCGGGCTGCGCGGAAATGCAGGACAGGTTGCCTATGCCTCGGCCAAGGCGGGGCTCATCGGTATGACGCTGTCTGCTGCCAAGGAACTGGGTCGTGACCACATACGGGTCAATGCCGTAGCGCCGGGCTTCATCGATACAGCCATGACAGAACACCTAGATGAAAAAACGCGACAGAAGCACATGGACAGCATTCCAATGGGGCGGCCAGGCACACCCGACGATGTCGCCAATGCCGTTTGCTTTCTGGTATCCGATGCCGCATCGTACATTACCGGTCAAACACTAGGCATCGACGGGGGCATGGTGATCTGA
- a CDS encoding DegT/DnrJ/EryC1/StrS family aminotransferase: MSFPDSVPVLRPSLPRTEHLLPWLKQIDETRIYSNHGPLTNLFRANLASCLGTHPDTIVLASSGTTALTMALLALDLPRPSACAVPAWSFPACAHAVLAAGMEPVLLDVSQSSWTITPDSVLAAAHSRHKDAPPLRAAMPVRAFGQPLDPAAWEDLQDNHNIAVIIDSASGFDSLRITHIPQIVSLHATKCLGIGEGGFIVSLDPAFCRAAACCGNFGYLGVRNAERIAINGKLSEYHAAVGLAALEEWPERRSRQCSVARAMRRALSTVDDISLLPGWGQDWITSTCLVSANPDVIENLEKDMARAHIETRRWWPRPLPEQPAFASFSAHDTPVAQHLARSTIGLPFSEDMDYETIQRIANTARVHIRQKQPIA; encoded by the coding sequence ATGTCTTTCCCCGACAGCGTACCGGTCCTTCGCCCTTCTCTTCCACGAACGGAACATCTCCTTCCATGGCTGAAACAGATCGATGAAACGCGCATCTATTCCAACCATGGTCCACTGACCAATCTGTTCCGGGCCAACCTTGCATCCTGTCTTGGCACCCATCCTGATACGATCGTCCTTGCCAGCAGCGGAACAACAGCCTTAACCATGGCGCTTCTGGCTCTGGATCTGCCGCGGCCTTCGGCGTGCGCCGTTCCGGCTTGGTCCTTTCCAGCCTGCGCCCATGCTGTCCTAGCTGCCGGCATGGAACCTGTACTGCTGGATGTCAGCCAGAGTAGCTGGACTATTACTCCGGATTCCGTGCTGGCCGCAGCACATAGCCGGCACAAGGATGCCCCCCCCTTGCGCGCAGCCATGCCTGTCAGGGCCTTCGGACAACCATTGGATCCAGCAGCCTGGGAAGACCTGCAAGACAATCATAATATTGCCGTCATCATTGATTCTGCATCAGGGTTTGACAGCCTGCGTATTACACATATTCCACAGATTGTCAGCCTTCACGCCACCAAATGCCTTGGGATCGGGGAAGGTGGTTTTATCGTATCGCTTGATCCCGCATTCTGTCGTGCTGCAGCATGTTGTGGAAATTTCGGTTACCTCGGGGTACGCAATGCAGAGCGAATCGCGATCAATGGCAAGCTCAGTGAGTATCACGCAGCCGTAGGCCTCGCGGCTTTGGAGGAATGGCCGGAACGCCGGTCCCGTCAATGCAGCGTAGCAAGGGCCATGCGCCGTGCGTTGTCCACGGTCGATGACATAAGCCTACTTCCCGGATGGGGGCAAGACTGGATTACCTCTACATGCTTGGTATCGGCAAATCCTGATGTCATAGAAAACCTAGAAAAGGATATGGCAAGAGCACACATTGAAACCCGGCGCTGGTGGCCACGCCCCTTGCCAGAGCAACCCGCCTTCGCATCCTTCTCGGCACACGATACACCCGTCGCACAGCATCTGGCACGCAGCACAATCGGGCTACCTTTTTCCGAAGACATGGATTACGAAACGATACAGCGCATTGCAAATACGGCACGTGTGCATATCCGCCAGAAACAGCCCATAGCATGA